A region of the Equus quagga isolate Etosha38 chromosome 11, UCLA_HA_Equagga_1.0, whole genome shotgun sequence genome:
TGACTGCAGTCACTCAGCCCAGAGTCCTTTGGGTGTTCCCGTCCTGGGTTCTGACGAGTCAAAGCAGCTTTCAGAACTAAAgggaggtgggggctgcaggATAGGGAGGGCCGCCCAGCCCTGTGCCAAAGGAGCTGGGCCCCTGAGGCCCTTGAGCATCTGAGGGCAGCCAGACCTCCCAGATGGGCCCTCTAGTGGGTCCCACACCCGTCCGAGGGTCCACGGCAGGCATGGCCTGAGGCTGACCTGCTTGTCCCTGGCATTGCCTCAGGTCAGTAGCAGAGGCTTGATGGCTGGTCTCCAGGTTCCTCCCACCCTGCACATCTTGGTCCTTGGCACCAGCATGATCCCTTACCAACACACCCTGCCCACACCAACATTCCTGGGCATGCCTGCCAGCCGGTGGCAACCCCACAGCAGCCCCATGGCAGGACTGCCACTTCCAGGCGAGCAGCCGCGTGTGTGAGGGCTCCGATTTCACAGCCCTGCTGCAGCCCAGCCCACGGCAGGACACTCGCACATGCTGCTTGTTATCCTGCCTTTTCTCAGAGCTTTGCTTTTGTCCTACCAGGGTGGACAGAGGGGGCAAGTTAGGCTTTGAAGCAACTTGACTTTGGGTGATTAATGGCAACAAGGAGGCAGTGCCTGGGAGAGGCAGCTTTGATTTATTGATGTTGCTTTGTGAGAACAAATTTATAGCTCAGGGAAGCATCTTCAGAGGGGAATATCAAGTGGTTAAAAGGTTACACACTAGCTTTGATGTCAGGGTGGCAGGACTGCACGCAGCTTTGCTTGTTTGTAGAAGACACACAGGTTACCTGCTCTGGTGGGCTGGTCCCGGCTTCTCCCTCGGCACCTGCTTCCCGAGGACCCAGTGCTTCTTGCACACTGGTGGGTGCTCAGCTGCCCCAGGAGGCACAAGGGGTGGGCACGTGTCATGGTGCCAGACCCCATGGGCCTGGTTCCCCACACAGGCCCCCCATCCCCTCAATGACCCCCTATCCGCTGCATCCGGGCTGTCGGCAGCAGGGCAGAGAGGATGCCAGGAGGAGAGATGCATTTGCTGGGGCCTGGCCCATCTTCGGGGCGGGAAGAGAATCTCGGGGATCAGCAGCACCTTCCCTGCCTGAGGTCAGAGGCCACAGAAGACATGTGGACACGGGGCTTGGCCATGACTTGGACAGGCAGCCGCAGCAAGTGTGGAAACCCCTAGAAGTCTAGAAGCTGTTGGGGAGAGGAGTGCTCAGAGCCTCATGGGCACcagcccacccctcacctcctctgccaggccctgctcctggagggcaggacagAACAGGCATGCTGCCCCCTCTGCCGGGCCCACCTACCAGCTGAGGCAGCACTTTCTCCAGCTGGTCCACGTCCACGCGGGCCAGGTCCTCTGCCTGGGCCTGCCGGATGCTGCGGATGGCTGCCTCTGCCGGGACACAGGAGGGAAGTGAGAGGCGGACAAGGCTGGGGGAGCTTGAGCCCCACACcaccctgagcctcagcctcACCCATCCCCGTGCCAGCTGGCAGCTCAGAAGATGGAGGTTGTGGCCCCTGAAACACAACTTTCCAGGACACAGACCCCAGGTGCTTGTGGGAAAAATACATGTCTTGGTTTCCccataaaaaatgcaaaaggcTCACGAGCCCAGGTTAGACATCAGAGGAGGCTGCCGGGGTCCCTCAGCTCACCCACAACGAAGATCTTCAGCAACTCCGCCATGAGCTGCAGTGCGTCCCCGCTGACTGCAAGGTGGAGGGGAGCAGGTTACAggacccctgccctctccctgtgccctggTCAGGGGCTGCAGTTCCACCTCCCACTTCTTTCCTCACCACCTCTGACCTGGCTCATCCTCACGCAGGTGACCCCCAGCCCTCCACTCCCAGCAGCCCCCCGAATCCTGCTTGCTTCCCGACTGGTGTCACACACCTTTGGTCTTGTCATCCTTAAAGTGCAGGTGCAGCAGCTTGCTCACCAGTTCCTGGGGGGATGGAGGGGCGTCAGCGGCCCAGTCGCCCTGCTCCCACCCCTCTGCTGCAGACCCCATAGGCATTTAGTTCTGGACGGGATGGGGATGGAATTTCCAGATGGAAATGCCCTCTGCCGATGGGGCCTCCCCTAGGGTGGGGGACTAGGTGGTGGGGAGAAACCTCCCTGTGGATGCTTCCAGGACCAGAAATAAGACACAGGTGGTGGGCAGGTGGGAGCAGCCCAGGTGCCTGCCTGGTGTTCTCCGGGGCTCCAGTCCTTGTGGAATGCAGGGCAGTCTTACGGCCCCAGCCTCAGGGGCCAAAGTGCTCTCCCCTCAAGGGGCTGGTCAGGGTGGACAGGGGACAGGGGGACAGAACCCAGGCATATCTGCAGGACTTCCCGATGGACAAGGATGGGACAAGGACAGGTCCAGGCCAAGATTCCTCAAGGTGGGGGCTTAAGCCTCCAAAGGATGGTGCCACTCTGCAGATAGAGGGACTGTGGGCGGGGAGGGGTTCTGGGATCCAGGGACTCAGGAGTTCAGCTTGAGTCATGTGGAGTGAGAAAGAAGCATGAGGCATCCAAGCAGAGTGGTCAGGTGGGCGCTGGAGCTGAGAGAAGGGTCTTCCAGGATGTTGGAGCTGGCCATGAGGATTTGGGAGGTGGCAGGATCTGGGTGAACCAAGTGAGGctgctgagggcagggaccagccAGAAGAGGCTGCAACCGAGGAGCCAGCAGAGCGCTTGGGGCGTCGGCAGGACAGCAGTGGCAGGAGCCCAGAAATGGAGTGTAGTGCAGGGAAGGTGAGCTGGGGGCCAGTCAGGCCTCCGGCCTTAGCCACGGGAGGTTGCACTACCTCGCCCAGCGCAGCTCAGCAAAGCCCAAGAGCGGAGTGGAGTGGACACACGATGGGTCCAGGCTCAGAAGGGTAAGAACTTGCCACCTGGTCACTTGGGGAAGCAGTCACTCCAGGAAGCAGCCACAGCGGCCTTGTCCTCCCAGTTGTAACTGCATGAGCTTGTCGCCACCTGCTGGTCATTTTTGCTGCTTACCAGGAGGGtaccacaaaagacccagaaggCTCTACTGCGCCACCTGCCCCTGGACCCACAGGAAGCACTACATCAGCCAGGCTGCTGTAGGGGAGGCTCCTGCGCCGGGCCATGGCAACATCTAGCACCAGCTGGGAGTGGTGGTTCCCTAAACAAGTGACTCGAACTCACAGAGGACAAGATGGGACCTGGGATGTGTTCAGCCTTTGCCCGACTGCATGCGGGCACCACGGCCCCTGCCTCCCTAATACCTTCAACTAGGACAGCCCTGCTCATAGGTTATGACCACAACCCCACTCTGGCCAGAGCCCTCGGGGTGAGGACTCCAGAGCTGTCCAGGTTGGCATGATGGAGGCCAAGCCCGGTGCTCCCCTCTCCAGCTATTATGATGGGTGGATTCTCACCACCACCCTTCTAGGTCGCCTCAGGCTCAGTGACTTTCCCTTTTAGATCACAGACTCCTTCTGTGCCAGGGCAGAGCCACGATCCTGGGTgaaaaaggagaagcagcagaaagggAACCAAAGAGAACTCCCCTGAGCTTCTGCAAGGCTGAAATTCCCACATGGGACAAGGAAGTGGTCACGAGGGGCTgagcccctctcttcctccccaggtcACAAAGACCCACAGGCCCTCCTGGAGAACCTTCCTGGTATCAAGTGCTCGGTGCTTCCTAATCTTAGGGCAGAGCAATAAAATGAGACTCAGAAACCACTCACAGCCTGCAGGGTGTGGGAGCCttcctacccacccacccactcacccagaacgccctggggcggggggggggtccCGGAAGCAAACGGAGAGACTCTAGAGTCGGGTGGCCTGGGCTTGACGGTagccctgcctcagtttccccactggcAATGGGGATGGTACTAACCCATCTCCTAGGGTGGGTGAGCATTACATGGGTTAATGTATGTCAAGTGTATGTAACAGTGCCTGACTGGGCTAAGGTGTTACTAAGAAAGCACTTGGAGAgccatacacagacacacatcagACAGCACAGACAAACAGACGCTGTCGGAAACGCAGTTCGGCACAGGGTTCGCGGGATATAGGACCGGCCAAAAGGCAGCTTTAGATTACACAGCCAGACTGACTGTCAGCGAGCCGGGCAGAGGGGCACTCTACGCGAAGCGGTTTAGGGAGGTGCCGTGGGATCTCTGAGCATGGGGTGGCGGGGGGAGCCGGCGGTCCCCTGAACACGAAGCGGTTTAGGGAGGTCCCGCCGGATCCCCGAGCATCAGGGCGGGGCGGAGGGCGGTGGGCCCGGGCCCTCTCTGAACCCCCTGCATTTCCGCCGCTGCGGCACTCACTCCTGCCCGGTTTCTGCAGACCCGCTCCCTCGTGCCCCAGACCAGGTTGCCTGCCTGGTCTTCTGCCACCGGCCGTGGGACCCCACCAACGGGGGGCGAAGGGCGCGCAGAGTGGGGGTTGTGGCCGGATTCTGGGAATGGCCCCACCCTGGAAGGCCCCAGCCCGCAGCGCGAGGGATGGCTCAGGGCCTGCACGTGGGTCACTCGTGGGGCCAGACCGCAGTGGCCCCGCAGCCCCTCGTCCACGGGCCGGCGACCTCCCGCTTCCCGCCCCGGCACCCCCAGTCCGCCCCTCCGGCCCTCTCACTTTCCGGAAGCCGGCGCCGGTGCCCTCCATGACCGCCGCCCGGGTGCGCGCCCTCCGAagccccacccccgacccccagcCAATCAGTTCGGAGCGCGCCCTCTGCAGCACCGCCCCGCCACTCTCGAATGGGACCCGAGCGCGCGCTGCCTCGGCTCCTCGGACTGGCGGCCCGCAGCGCGCGCCAGCCCCTTCGTCCTTATTGGCCCGCGGCGAGAGCCCCTCCTCCGCAAAGCCTCCTGGGAGTTGTAGTTCTCGGCAGCCCTTCCCGGTGCGCCCTGCTCTTCCTGGATACGAAGCGCCGCGGCGGCCGCGTAGGCCCGCGGCGAACGAGAGGGGGTCCCCGGCGCGAGGGCTGGAGCCTGGGTCCGGGGTATGTGCGACGCCCGGACCGGCCCTATCGCGGGAGGCCCTGTCCCCGAAGGGCCCTCCTCCCCGGGCCCCTGCTCGAGCGGTCCCCAGGCCACTTCCCGCCTAGAACCAACTCCACTTGCTCGTGGTTGCTGGACTGGGAGGACTTACGGTCGTTGCGCCTCACGCTGAGCTGCCGGGCTCTCTGTGGACCCCGGGGAGAGGAGCTCCCCCCGCAGCGGCTCCCAGGGAGGCCCGTCTCTGGAGCACCGGAGGGAGCCCCGCTGGCGCCGGGGACATGGAGGAGCTCCGGCGCTCCTACAGCCGGCTGTGCAAGGAGAGCGGGGCCGAGCCCCAGGAGGGTGTCCTACAGCAACTGCACGAGCTGCCGCGGGGCCGGCTGGACCTGGCCACACAGAGCCTGACGGTGGACACCTGCAGGGCCCTGGGCAAGCTGTTGCAGAAGGAGGCACTGCTGACCCAGCTCGTCCTGAGTGACTGCATGCTGAGCGAGGAAGGTGGGCATCCGAGGGCGGGCAGGGGCCAGGGAGCCCTGGCAACTTCAGAGTCGGGGTTGGGGTCAAGCCGTTTGCCTCAGGGCGGCCTCCTCTTGCTTTGTTGGCACCGCTGCCCCATGGCTGCACACGCCCGGTCCTCGGCAGCCTCCCTCCAGGAGAGAGCTCTTCCGTCCCACCTGATCACTTCTTTGCGAGGTTTCTCCTCTTTTGTGCTGTAGTTAAAGCAAGCAGCAGCGTCCCTTCTTAAACCTGGGATGCAGGGCAATTTCTCTTAGTAACGAGCAAGCCTTAGCGTCCCCTGACTTGGGCGTGCCTCAGTGTGCTGGTGAGCAAGAGGGTCAGCGGCCTGGCTCCACACCGGGCAGAAGCTGCAGAGTTTCAAACCTGACACGGCAATGGGACGACTCATTTCCGACATGAACCCTGACCAGTGGGGGCCACTGGGACAGTCGTCCCTCCCCTTTGTCTGGGGAGCTGACCCAAGACGGAGCCCACAGGGAAGGGCTCAGGCCACCAGAGTCAGAGAGTGAC
Encoded here:
- the CENPX gene encoding centromere protein X, with translation MEGTGAGFRKELVSKLLHLHFKDDKTKVSGDALQLMAELLKIFVVEAAIRSIRQAQAEDLARVDVDQLEKVLPQLLLDF